The Wansuia hejianensis genomic interval TCATGACAAGGATCCGATCGCAAACTCCCAAAACCTCCGGCAGTTCTGAAGAAATGATCAAGACGGCCGTTCCGGACTCCACCAGATTGCGGATGATCTTGTAGATTTCCACCTTAGTGCCCACATCAACGCCCCGCGTAGGTTCGTCAATGATCATGATCTTCGCTCCCACCAGCATCCAGTTGGCCAGCATCACTTTCTGCTGATTTCCGCCAGACAGATCGCTAACCTTCTGTTTAACACTTCCCGCTTTCACATCCAGGAGTGTCATCATTCGGTCTATCGCTTCGTTTTCTTTCTTCGTGTCTATGATTCCGCCCTTAGCGTAATCATGAATGGTTGTAATGGTAAGATTGTTCTCAATCGAAAGCTTCAGATTCAACCCGTCCTTTTTGCGATCCTCCGACACGTAGGCGAGCCCCTGTCTGATGGCATCCGCAGGGCAGCAGATCTGGACTTTTTCTCCGTTTATGTAGATATCGCCGGATTCCAGCCTGTCAATACCTGCAATCGCCCGGCACACCTCGCTTCTGCCTGCTCCCACCAATCCTGACATACCCACGATCTCTCCCGAGCAGACTGAGAAGCTTACATCGTCAAATACGCCCTTCTTCGTCAGATGCTCTACTCTTAGGACTTCTCTTTTTTCCACAGCACTGGTCTTTGGCGGATAAATATTAACGATTTTCCGGCCGGTCATCATACGGATCAGTTCCGGCTTGTCCACCTCGCTCATCTGTACTGTCCCGACGTACTCGCCGTCCTTCAGCACCGTACAACGATCACAGATTTCAAATAGTTCTTCCATGCGGTGGGAGATATACACGATACTAATGCCCTTGCTTTTCAATTGCCGTATCAGTTCAAACAGTATACGAGTCTCTGACATCGTTAGCACAGAGGTGGGTTCATCCATTACAATCACTTTTGCATTCATGGACAGCGCTTTGGCGATTTCGATAAACTGTTTTTGAGCCACCGTATGCTTTCCCGCCTCCTCATTCAAATCCAGATCGGCTCCCGCCGCATCCAGAGCATCCTTTGCAATCTTCAGCATTTCTTTGCGCCGGATCCATCCACACTTATTAGGGTAACGTCCCAAAAGGATGTTATCAGCGACACTCAGTGAATCTACCAGAGCCTGTTCCTGATAAACGACGGCAATTCCCTGCTGAATGGCTTCCACTGGGCTACGGAACCTTACCTCTTTGCCAACGAGTTTGATTGTGCCTTCCGTGCACGTGTAGGCCCCGCCCAGTATCTTCATTAATGTTGATTTACCGGCTCCGTTCTCACCCATCAGAGCGTGAACCTCCCCCGGAAGAATCTGCAGCTGTACATTTTTCAGCGCCTGTACGCCTCCGAACCTCTTGCTGATACCGTTCATTTCAATGATATACTTTGTTTCCATTATGCCCTCCATCTACATAACTCTTCAGCTTTTGATACCCTGCTACTTTTTCATAAATCCTCCTTCTGTCCATTTTGTATTTTAATTTCATTTGCTGAAATTCTCCATATTAATTTTCTATTTTTTCTATTTATTCCATATTTAGAAAATTATTTTCTTTTTTTGATTGATTTTATTATATATCTCATCTGTATGAAAGTCAATATTTACTTGTTTCTATTTAGTATTTTTAGGAATTATAAACATTTTTTCATTTGAAGATTTGTTCATTATTTCTATATGCAAAAATTTGTTCTATATATTTTCTATTTTTATTGTTTTTTTTCTTTTTGGGGGGTATAATCTTTTCAAAGATATTATATAATCGGAGGATAAAGAAATGTCTGCGTCGGATTTTCGAAAAAAACAGCTCATTCAACTTTTGGATGAAAACGCTGTAATGTCTATAAATGAGCTTTCAGAAATTTTAAAGGTATCCCTGCCCACCATCCGAAGGGATCTGGAAGACCTGGAGCAGAAAGGGCTGATCAAACGCTCTTGGGGAAAGGCTTCCCTATGTAAAGAAGAAAATACTTCTACTATTCCAATGGCTTCTGTCCGGGCTGATTCCCACTGGATTGAAAAAAGAGCCATCGCTTCCTGTGCACTGAAACTAATTCAAGAAGGAGATTCCATCATCTTAGACTCAGGAACAACCACTATGGCCTTGGCTAACCAACTGACGGCAGGTTTCAAGAATCTCACAGTGGTAACCAATTCCCTGCTGGCCATCAACGCGCTGACTGACAACAACTTTTCCGTGCAGTGCAGCGGCGGCTCGCTGGAGCGGAGAAATATGTGTTTCGTGGGTACGGAGGCAGAAAACTTTTTTCGTTCTATACACGTTTCCAAGGCTTTTATTGGAACCACCAGCATGCGCATACCGATGGGATTTTCCACTTTCTCCCCCTTTCAGGGGGCCGTCAAGCGCTTGATGATGAACGCTGCGGACAAAGTTTATTACCTTATGGATTCCAGCAAAATTAACGCCCACGCCATTTCAAAAGTGGCAGATTTTGACGAAGTGGACGCCATCATAACCGATAAACCTTTCACAGAGGATATTGAAGAATTTTTAAAAAAACATAAGGTGAACTTCATTTACGCCTAAGTTTAAAATCGCTTACAATATACACCTGCGTTATTCTTTACAGGCTGCTAAACATAAAAAGAGCTCATTCAAAGCGCCTCCTTTGAAACGCCTGAACAAGCTCAAAATTCTATATGTCCATCCTTACCGCTAGTCTTCCATCACCAGTTTTGCCGCGCCATATATTCCGGCCTCATTGCCCAGTGTGGCCAGAACCAGCCGGGCAGCGCGGCAGGCTGGAAATGCATATTTCATATAATATTTCTCTACTACCTCGATCAGTACCTTTCCGGCCTTAGAGACGCCGCCGCCGATGACAAAGACCTCCGGGTCTGTCACGCACGCATAGACTGCCATAGCTCTGCCCAGATAATCAGCAAATTGTTCCACAATCTCCGCGGCCACACTGTCTCCGGCCTTATAGGCGTCAAAGACTGCCTTCGCCGTTACTCGTTCTCCTCTCAGCACGCTGGGCGCACTGTCCGCTGCAAGCCTCCTGCCGGCCAGCCGGGCGATCCCTGTGGCGGACGCCATCTGCTCCAGGCAGCCATGATTCCCGCAGTTACACGGTTCCGCCTCTCCCGGCTCAAGTATCGCATGTCCAATCTCGCCTCCGGCCCCATGGGCACCGGTCACGATTTTCCCATCTACAATAATGCCGCCGCCCACACCGGTTCCCAGCGTCACCATAATCAGGTTCTCAGCACCTTTTCCGCCTCCGGCCCACATCTCGCCCAGCGCGGCCACATTGGCATCATTACCTACCTTCACCTTTAGCCCCAGAGCCTGCTCCAGCTCCCCGGCAACATCTTTGTAGCCCCAGTGCAGATTAACGGCGGCCGGCACCTCACCTGTCCTGGAAACTGGACCAGGAACGCCCACGCCAACACCGATGATCTCCTCTTTCCTCAGCCCTCTCTCCTTCCATTTGCCGAGTATGGCCTCCGCAACATCCGGAAGGATCCATTTTCCATTTTCCTCTGTCTGTGTCGGGATCTCCCATTTCTCCAGCAGCGACCCTTCTTCACAGAACAGTCCAAATTTGACGGACGTGCCGCCCACATCAATACCAAATATATATTTTCCCATTCTCAGATGTCTCCTCTTTTCTTGGCAAGGTTCGCCTGGACTCTCTTATAGAGCTCCTGTGCCGCATTATAGCCCATCTTTTTCTGACGATGGTTGACAGCGGCAGTCTCGACGATAATTGCCAGATTCCGTCCGGGACGGATGGGAAGGGAATGACAGACCACCTTATTGCCCAGGAACTCCGTATATTCCTCCTCCAGACCAAGACGGTCATATTCTTTATTCTTATTCCACTCCTCAAGCTTAATCACCAGATCGATGGAATGAGTATTCTCAACACTCTCCACGCCAAACAGGGTTTTCACGTCTATGATTCCTATCCCCCGCAGTTCGATGAAATGCCGGGTGATATCCGGCGCCGTCCCCACCAGGGTAATATCGCTCACCTTGCTGATCTCAACCACATCATCGCTGACCAGACGGTGACCTCTCTTGAGCAGCTCCAGAGCTGCTTCGCTCTTTCCGATGCCGCTTTCACCCATAATCAATACGCCTTCACCGAACACATCGACCAACACCCCGTGTATCGATATGGTAGGCGCCAGCTGCACATTCATCCAACGGATGATCTCCGCGGTAAACGCAGAGGTACTTTTATCCGTACAAAAAGTGGGAACGCTGTATTTTTTCGCCAGTTCCAGCAATTCCTCCCCTGGCTGGGTAAGGGTAGTAAATATCACACAGGGAATCTCCTTAGAGACAAACGCCTCATAAGCTGCCCGGCGTGTCTCCATATCCAGATGCTGCAGATAAGTGTACTCTACATAACCGATGATCTGAATCCTTTCATTGGCAAAATGCTCAAAATAGCCGGTCAACTGCAAGGCCGGGCGGTTAATCTCCGGTATAGTGATC includes:
- a CDS encoding sugar ABC transporter ATP-binding protein, with protein sequence METKYIIEMNGISKRFGGVQALKNVQLQILPGEVHALMGENGAGKSTLMKILGGAYTCTEGTIKLVGKEVRFRSPVEAIQQGIAVVYQEQALVDSLSVADNILLGRYPNKCGWIRRKEMLKIAKDALDAAGADLDLNEEAGKHTVAQKQFIEIAKALSMNAKVIVMDEPTSVLTMSETRILFELIRQLKSKGISIVYISHRMEELFEICDRCTVLKDGEYVGTVQMSEVDKPELIRMMTGRKIVNIYPPKTSAVEKREVLRVEHLTKKGVFDDVSFSVCSGEIVGMSGLVGAGRSEVCRAIAGIDRLESGDIYINGEKVQICCPADAIRQGLAYVSEDRKKDGLNLKLSIENNLTITTIHDYAKGGIIDTKKENEAIDRMMTLLDVKAGSVKQKVSDLSGGNQQKVMLANWMLVGAKIMIIDEPTRGVDVGTKVEIYKIIRNLVESGTAVLIISSELPEVLGVCDRILVMREGKLSGEVSADEATEDKVLTMATC
- a CDS encoding DeoR/GlpR family DNA-binding transcription regulator, whose amino-acid sequence is MSASDFRKKQLIQLLDENAVMSINELSEILKVSLPTIRRDLEDLEQKGLIKRSWGKASLCKEENTSTIPMASVRADSHWIEKRAIASCALKLIQEGDSIILDSGTTTMALANQLTAGFKNLTVVTNSLLAINALTDNNFSVQCSGGSLERRNMCFVGTEAENFFRSIHVSKAFIGTTSMRIPMGFSTFSPFQGAVKRLMMNAADKVYYLMDSSKINAHAISKVADFDEVDAIITDKPFTEDIEEFLKKHKVNFIYA
- the hprK gene encoding HPr(Ser) kinase/phosphatase is translated as MKSISLTKLVEVMNLRNMTPEIDMTDCKITIPEINRPALQLTGYFEHFANERIQIIGYVEYTYLQHLDMETRRAAYEAFVSKEIPCVIFTTLTQPGEELLELAKKYSVPTFCTDKSTSAFTAEIIRWMNVQLAPTISIHGVLVDVFGEGVLIMGESGIGKSEAALELLKRGHRLVSDDVVEISKVSDITLVGTAPDITRHFIELRGIGIIDVKTLFGVESVENTHSIDLVIKLEEWNKNKEYDRLGLEEEYTEFLGNKVVCHSLPIRPGRNLAIIVETAAVNHRQKKMGYNAAQELYKRVQANLAKKRGDI
- a CDS encoding ROK family glucokinase, with the protein product MGKYIFGIDVGGTSVKFGLFCEEGSLLEKWEIPTQTEENGKWILPDVAEAILGKWKERGLRKEEIIGVGVGVPGPVSRTGEVPAAVNLHWGYKDVAGELEQALGLKVKVGNDANVAALGEMWAGGGKGAENLIMVTLGTGVGGGIIVDGKIVTGAHGAGGEIGHAILEPGEAEPCNCGNHGCLEQMASATGIARLAGRRLAADSAPSVLRGERVTAKAVFDAYKAGDSVAAEIVEQFADYLGRAMAVYACVTDPEVFVIGGGVSKAGKVLIEVVEKYYMKYAFPACRAARLVLATLGNEAGIYGAAKLVMED